From Bacteroidota bacterium:
AATTCCCTTACTGTGGAGGCCGAAGCCGACATCAGCAGTGCGGTAGTACAATATCAGGTACCATGCGCGGCTTGAACCGTACTCCGTAGAGGACCAAAAGTCGCCGTTGCTACCCACATCGTGGAAATTACCATTGCGGCTGCGATAACCGCGAGGCAACGCGGAAAAACCATAGTTGTTAGTTCCGTTACCTCCTCTATTCCAGCCACTTACTGATTTTAAATCATTACCGGCAGTACTACCTAAACAATTAATCAAATTATTCCATTCCTGATCAGAAGGCAAATGCCAACCCGGTGGGCAGGCTTTCAATGCAGCATTCCAATCGTATAATCTCCCATATTTTTCGCAATTTGAGCTATTGTTTTCATAGCACCAACTGTTTCCTGTGTTATAATTGAGATTCTCAGCCATCCAGATTTGTTGTCCAATTCTCACCCATTTGTACTTCTGGACATCACGGGTGTCAGTGAAAGTTCCTGATGATCCACTGAAACTTTCGTGAGGATAATATGTTGTGCTGCTTTCTGTCTCTTGCGGAATATTTATTGGTACATTCTCTTTGTTAAAATAAAAATCCCCCATCAGGGAAGATGATTCCCAGGGGATTTGCTGCCTGCCGGTCTCGGCAGCAACTTCTTTGCGTACCTCCTTAAAAACTTCTTCAATCTTCAAGCCGGGGGATTGAATTTTTTCAATCAGATTTTTTGTAAAAGGGCTGTTCCGGCCCGAACCATCTTGAGCAACGCTGCCAGGTGCCGTGGAATAAGCTATAATGGACCCTGTTGGGGCCGACATATAGGCAAACCCTCTGTTCCCGGATCGATATCCCTGAAATGGATTGTTACGGCATGCATCCAGTATGATAATGTTTACGCCGGCGCGGGACTGCTCAAGGTGGTCGAGGACGAAACCGGCTTCTACACAATGGTATTTAACATCAATTTCAGATCTAACCTGTTCATTAACAGGTATAAGATAGTTTAATCCATCC
This genomic window contains:
- a CDS encoding caspase family protein; the protein is MRQVLFFCILIALCTLLCAPNPGFGQSRKALVIGNSAYAEVPLNNPGNDATDLASTLRALGFDVSLMKNLDHRSMEDAIRNFGTSVKPGDVALFYFSGHGTQVDGLNYLIPVNEQVRSEIDVKYHCVEAGFVLDHLEQSRAGVNIIILDACRNNPFQGYRSGNRGFAYMSAPTGSIIAYSTAPGSVAQDGSGRNSPFTKNLIEKIQSPGLKIEEVFKEVRKEVAAETGRQQIPWESSSLMGDFYFNKENVPINIPQETESSTTYYPHESFSGSSGTFTDTRDVQKYKWVRIGQQIWMAENLNYNTGNSWCYENNSSNCEKYGRLYDWNAALKACPPGWHLPSDQEWNNLINCLGSTAGNDLKSVSGWNRGGNGTNNYGFSALPRGYRSRNGNFHDVGSNGDFWSSTEYGSSRAWYLILYYRTADVGFGLHSKGIGFSVRCLRD